The following proteins are encoded in a genomic region of Poecilia reticulata strain Guanapo linkage group LG11, Guppy_female_1.0+MT, whole genome shotgun sequence:
- the LOC103472208 gene encoding acetylcholinesterase collagenic tail peptide, whose amino-acid sequence MELMKIALSLPILLCPAWALSHHSNLDGILSPRSAMQRSVLPALRFLDEALRFDPCCLMSPPPPPLFPPPPRLWKRGTPDALSLLEPTVFGGEGPDTTHVTPECSPGPTGPPGPQGEIGLPGIRGPKGRKGEIGRPGARGRPGAPGPPGTPGFPGFPGPQGPKGEKGDPGLMGLPGLRGPPGTKGLPGYKGDKGDRGDRGSAGPKGDKGSIGLPGMLGQKGEAGPKGEPGVSGKRGPTGRPGKRGKQGVKGHSGAPGVMGPPGPAGPNGLPGPPGPPASGLYLVGEKGDKGLPGPPGHCDCDTVIGSNNAPFGNYYTTRRGGNKLTTIFVVNSEEEMGRLHVENAIVLRKDKLMLYYKDKDGWSPIQPFQPFQSTETVPERVGVCGDGKVQIQHGEECDDGNQIVTDACLNCKWAYCGDGYRHEGIEECDGKDFGYQTCKSYLPGSFGQLKCTESCLIDSTGCKYFT is encoded by the exons ATGGAGCTGATGAAAATTGCATTGTCCCTTCCCATTCTTCTGTGTCCCGCTTGGGCCTTATCCCATCACTCCAACCTGGACGGCATCCTGTCGCCTCGCTCAG CGATGCAGAGGAGCGTCCTTCCAGCCCTCAGGTTCCTGGATGAGGCATTGAGGTTTGACCCCTGTTGTCTCATGTCGCCTCCTCCACCGCcgctcttccctcctcctcctcggctTTGGAAGAGGGGCACGCCT GACGCACTGAGCTTATTGGAACCAACCGTTTTCGGAGGTGAAGGGCCTGATACTACGCATGTAACCCCAGAGTGTTCACCAGGACCCACAGGACCTCCAGGACCCCAG GGTGAAATTGGATTGCCTGGTATAAGGGGACCAAAAGGGAGAAAG GGAGAAATTGGACGTCCGGGGGCAAGG GGCCGTCCTGGCGCTCCCGGTCCTCCAGGAACACCAGGATTTCCAGGATTTCCTGGTCCACAAGGACCCAAA GGAGAAAAGGGAGACCCGGGACTCATGGGTTTACCAGGGCTGCGAGGTCCGCCGGGAACAAAG GGTTTACCTGGTTACAAAGGTGACAAG GGCGACCGAGGCGACCGCGGCTCTGCAGGACCGAAAGGGGACAAG GGTTCAATTGGTTTGCCTGGGATGCTTGGGCAGAAG GGTGAGGCAGGTCCAAAGGGAGAGCCGGGTGTTTCTGGGAAGAGAGGACCAACTGGGAGACCAGGGAAAAGAGGCAAACAG GGTGTCAAAGGCCATTCAGGGGCCCCAGGTGTCATGGGACCCCCAGGACCTGCAGGTCCCAATGGCCTCCCTGGCCCACCTGGGCCTCCAGCATCAG GTCTCTACTTGGTGGGGGAGAAAGGAGACAAGGGCCTCCCGGGACCACCAGGTCACTGCGACTGTGATACTGTAATTGGATCAAATAACGCCCCCTTTGGAAACTACTACACGACGCGACGAGGCGGCAACAAACTCACTACT ATATTTGTGGTGAACAGTGAGGAGGAGATGGGCCGCCTTCATGTTGAAAACGCCATCGTACTAAGGAAAGATAAGCTGATGCTTTACTATAAGGATAAAGACGGCTGGAGCCCTATACAG CCCTTTCAGCCATTCCAGTCCACAGAGACCGTCCCAGAGAGAGTAGGTGTGTGTGGGGACGGGAAGGTGCAGATCCAGCACGGGGAGGAGTGCGACGACGGAAACCAGATCGTCACAGACGCATGTCTCA ACTGTAAGTGGGCCTACTGTGGAGATGGATACCGACATGAGGGTATAGAAGAGTGCGATGGGAAAGATTTTGGTTACCAGACCTGCAAATCCTATCTTCCAGG GTCCTTTGGGCAGCTTAAATGCACTGAGTCCTGCCTCATTGATTCTACCGGCTGCAAGTACTTCACCTGA
- the LOC108166739 gene encoding lactose-binding lectin l-2-like, translating to MLLLFLLGLALVAMSPSNGSELVLERNSCPEFWYSFNGRCYKYIATKMTWADAEIHCQSVDSNLVSIHSLEEHNFVNTMIKSFDLTQAFTWIGLTDLHKEGFWMWSDGSKMDFQYWDEGQPDNAGANENCGHTNMYTHHKWNDYVCSLTFSFVCKRHITCW from the coding sequence ATGTTGTTGCTCTTCTTGTTGGGCCTGGCTCTGGTTGCCATGTCTCCCTCGAACGGGAGTGAACTTGTGCTGGAGAGAAACAGTTGTCCAGAGTTCTGGTACAGCTTCAAYGGCCGCTGCTACAAGTACATCGCCACAAAAATGACCTGGGCTGATGCGGAGATCCACTGTCAGTCCGTGGACAGCAACCTGGTATCCATTCACAGTCTGGAGGAACACAACTTTGTCAATACCATGATCAAGAGCTTTGATCTTACTCAGGCCTTCACCTGGATTGGACTCACTGATCTCCACAAGGAAGGATTCTGGATGTGGTCAGATGGGTCCAAAATGGATTTTCAATATTGGGACGAAGGACAGCCAGATAATGCAGGAGCAAATGAAAACTGTGGACACACCAACATGTACACACACCATAAGTGGAATGACTATGTGTGCtcactgacattttctttcGTCTGTAAAAGGCACATCACTTGTTGGTAG
- the LOC103472211 gene encoding peptidyl-prolyl cis-trans isomerase FKBP14-like, with protein sequence MFLVVLSLLGSSMLVSVSGGKLPEAEVDIEVLQRPFICHRRSKYGDMLLVHHDGYFENGTMFYSSRRQNEKSMWFTLGIREVLKGWDLGLQDMCSGEKRKLVIPPALAYGKEGKGKIPPESTLTFLVELLEIRNGPRSHESFQEMDLNDDWRLSKYEVKEYLRKEFERYGYPPNDTLHENMAADIFAKEDTNKDGFLSSREFTYKHDEL encoded by the exons ATGTTCCTGGTCGTGCTGAGTCTCCTCGGCTCCTCCATGCTGGTCTCTGTCAGCGGCGGGAAGCTGCCCGAAGCCGAGGTGGACATAGAAGTTCTGCAAAGGCCCTTCATCTGTCACCGAAGGTCCAAGTACGGAGACATGCTGCTGGTGCATCATGACGGATACTTTGAGAACGGGACCATGTTTTACTCCAG TCGAAGGCAAAATGAGAAATCAATGTGGTTCACGTTGGGGATCAGGGAAGTACTCAAAGGCTGGGATCTAGGTCTGCAGGACATGTGTTCAGGAGAGAAGAGGAAACTGGTAATACCTCCAGCCCTGGCCTATGGGAAGGAAGGGAAAG GTAAGATCCCACCGGAGAGCACACTGACCTTCTTGGTTGAACTGCTTGAAATCAGAAATGGTCCGAGGTCTCACGAGTCCTTTCAGGAGATGGACCTCAATGACGACTGGAGGCTCTCCAAGTACGag GTGAAAGAATATCTCAGGAAGGAGTTTGAGCGCTACGGCTACCCGCCCAACGACACTTTACATGAGAACATGGCGGCCGATATCTTCGCCAAAGAGGACACGAACAAGGATGGCTTCCTGTCTTCAAGAGAGTTCACCTACAAACATGACGAACTGTAG